TTCCGGAGGGATTTCTGAGAAATTTGACATAAACGTTACCGGCATCGATACTCTGATCCTTATTGCAGAAGGTGCCGGTGACGGTATCAATTATGACCATGCCGACTGGGCACAGGCATATTTCCTTGTTACAGGTACCATGCCCGAAACTGTGAACCGCATGAAGGAAGAAGCAATCATTTTAACCCCAAAACCCTCACCCAAACCCAGGATTAACGGGCCAAAGATCTATGGGGTAAGGCCAGGGCACGATTTTCTTTACCGAATCCCTGCTACCGGAAAAAAGCCTATATCTTATGCAGTAACAGGCTTGCCGGATGGATTAACCGTTGATAAAGCAAGCGGAATTATCACCGGAAAAGTGAAAACAACGGGTAAGTATGAAACGACCCTTGTTGCTAAAAATGAACTGGGTGCCGACAAAAGGAAATTCACCATTGTAGTGGGCGATCAGATAGCCCTCACTCCTCCCCTTGGATGGAACAGCTGGAATTGCTTTGCCTGTGCCATTGATCAGGATAAAGTGAAAGCAGCGGCTGATGCTATGATCCAATCAGGCCTTGCCGATTATGGCTGGAGTTATATCAATATCGATGATTGCTGGATGGTGAAACCTGATAGCGACGATCCCATTGTAGGCGGGAAAACCAGGGATGAACAGGGAAATTATGCTACCAATAAAAAATTCCCGGATATAAAGGGATTAACTGATTATGTTCATTCTCAGGGGTTAAAAGTCGGTATCTATTCTGGCCCGGGGCCCAAAACCTGTGCCGGCTATGAAGCCTGTTACCTCCACGAGGAGGCTGATGCCCTTCAGTTTGCAAGGTGGGGATTCGATTACCTGAAATACGACTGGTGCGATTATGAAAGAATTGCCAAGGACCATAGCCTTGCTGAACTCAAGAAACCCTATACTGTTATGCGTAATGCACTGGACAAGGCCGACAGGGATATTGTGTACAGTTTATGCCAGTATGGAATGGGAGATGTATGGGAATGGGGTGAAGAAGTGGGTGGCAACTGCTGGAGGACAACCGGTGATATTACCGATGACTGGTCGAGTATGGAAAGTATTGGCTTCGGACAGGCAGGGAAAGAGAAATATGCTGGACCTGGCCACTGGAATGATCCTGATATGCTGGTAGTTGGGATGGTAGGCTGGGGGCCCAGTCTTCATCCAACGCGACTTTCACCCAACGAACAATACACCCATATCTCATT
This region of Bacteroidales bacterium genomic DNA includes:
- a CDS encoding NPCBM/NEW2 domain-containing protein: MRIFSLLLALLMMAGYESVSAQNADTVWLSSLDLSKASTGWGQLGKDVSCMGNPLRLNGVEYQKGFGTHANSMLYIRLNGGSKRFSAIVGVDDEEKLTTGSVVFSIYGAGAMLWKSQVLTSGGISEKFDINVTGIDTLILIAEGAGDGINYDHADWAQAYFLVTGTMPETVNRMKEEAIILTPKPSPKPRINGPKIYGVRPGHDFLYRIPATGKKPISYAVTGLPDGLTVDKASGIITGKVKTTGKYETTLVAKNELGADKRKFTIVVGDQIALTPPLGWNSWNCFACAIDQDKVKAAADAMIQSGLADYGWSYINIDDCWMVKPDSDDPIVGGKTRDEQGNYATNKKFPDIKGLTDYVHSQGLKVGIYSGPGPKTCAGYEACYLHEEADALQFARWGFDYLKYDWCDYERIAKDHSLAELKKPYTVMRNALDKADRDIVYSLCQYGMGDVWEWGEEVGGNCWRTTGDITDDWSSMESIGFGQAGKEKYAGPGHWNDPDMLVVGMVGWGPSLHPTRLSPNEQYTHISLWSLLASPLLIGCDMTQMDDFTLNLLTNSEVLDINQDPLGRQASRVLQLNNLEIWKKELEDGSVAVGLFNRGLFNEKIVMKWSDLGLEGKQMLRDVWKQENIGVFDQRFETSLPSHGVLLLKVSRK